The Bos indicus x Bos taurus breed Angus x Brahman F1 hybrid chromosome 11, Bos_hybrid_MaternalHap_v2.0, whole genome shotgun sequence genome includes a region encoding these proteins:
- the RETSAT gene encoding all-trans-retinol 13,14-reductase isoform X2, translating to MWVSLLLLAALLLVVLGKVYKGLFSGSSPNPFLEDVQRPPAPLVTDKEARKKVLKQAFSVSRVPKKLDVVVIGSGFGGLAAAAILAKTGKRVLVLEQHTKAGGCCHTFGKNGLEFDTGIHYIGRMQEGSFDRFILDQITEGQLDWAALSSPFDIMVLEGPDGRKEFPMYTGMKAYIQGLKDKFPQEEAAIDKYMKLVKVVSRGGIYAVLLKILPLPVAQLLTKYGLLTYFSPFLRASTQSLAEVLRQLPASPELQAVLSYIFPTYGVTVKKGEDLVNIYCPIVISDAGLFNTYEHLLPEQARCLPGVKRQLGMVRPGLSMFCVFICLRGTKEDLGLPTTNYYIYFDKDMDRAMEHYVSLPGDKAAAHMPLLFISFSSAKDPTWEDRYPDRSTAIILVPTSYEWFKEWRDEPQGKRSSAYENLKSSFVEAAVSVFLKQFPHLEGKVDSVTGGSPLSVQFYLAAPQGACYGADHDLGRLHPGAMASIRAQSPIPNLYLTGQDVLTCGLTGALQGALLCSSAILKRNLYLDLWKLGSRIQARKKKN from the exons ATGTGGGTGTCGCTGCTGCTACTGGCTGCGCTGCTGCTGGTCGTCCTCGGCAAAGTTTACAAGGGGCTGTTCTCAGGCAGCTCCCCGAACCCCTTCTTGGAGGATGTCCAACGGCCACCCGCGCCTCTGGTGACCGACAAGGAGGCCAGGAAGAAGGTTCTCAAGCAAG CTTTCTCCGtcagccgagtgccaaagaagcTGGATGTGGTGGTGATTGGCAGTGGCTTTGGGGGCTTGGCAGCAGCTGCAATCCTAGCCAAAACTGGCAAGCGAGTTCTCGTTTTGGAACAACATACCAAGGCAGGAGGCTGTTGTCATACCTTTGGAAAGAATGGCCTTGAATTTGACACGG GAATCCATTACATTGGGAGAATGCAGGAGGGCAGCTTTGACCGTTTTATCTTGGACCAGATCACTGAGGGGCAGCTAGACTGGGCTGCCTTGTCCTCTCCCTTTGACATCATGGTACTAGAAGGGCCTGATGGCCGAAAAGAGTTTCCCATGTACACGGGGATGAAAGCCTATATTCAGGGCCTCAAGGACAAGTTTCCCCAGGAAGAAGCTGCCATTGACAAGTATATGAAGCTGGTTAAG GTGGTATCCCGTGGAGGCATTTATGCTGTCCTGCTGAAGATCCTCCCACTGCCCGTGGCTCAGCTCCTCACCAAGTATGGGCTGCTCACCTACTTCTCTCCGTTCCTTCGTGCATCCACCCAGAGCCTGGCTGAGGTCCTGCGGCAGCTCCCCGCCTCCCCGGAGCTCCAGGCTGTGCTCAGCTACATCTTCCCCACTTACG GTGtcactgtgaagaagggtgaggaCCTGGTGAACATCTATTGCCCCATCGTGATCTCCGACGCGGGATTGTTCAACACCTACGAGCACTTGTTGCCAGAGCAGGCCCGCTGTCTGCCAG GTGTGAAGCGGCAGCTGGGGATGGTTCGGCCCGGCCTGAGCATGTTCTGTGTCTTCATCTGCCTCCGAGGCACCAAGGAGGACCTGGGGCTGCCGACCACCAACTACTATATTTATTTTGACAAAGACATGGACAGGGC gatGGAGCACTATGTCTCTCTGCCTGGGGACAAGGCCGCCGCGCACATGCCCcttctcttcatttccttctcGTCGGCCAAGGACCCAACTTGGGAGGACCGGTACCCAG ACCGGTCGACAGCGATCATCCTAGTGCCCACCTCATACGAGTGGTTCAAGGAGTGGCGGGACGAGCCCCAGGGAAAGCGGAGCAGTGCCTACGAGAACCTCAAGAGCTCCTTTGTTGAAGCCGCTGTGTCGGTCTTCCTGAAGCAGTTCCCACATCTGGAGGGGAAG GTGGACAGTGTGACTGGAGGGTCCCCACTGAGCGTTCAGTTCTACCTGGCGGCTCCCCAGGGGGCCTGCTACGGGGCTGACCATGACCTGGGCCGCCTGCATCCTGGTGCAATGGCCTCCATAAGGGCCCAGAGCCCCATCCCGAACCTCTACTTGACAG GCCAAGATGTCCTCACCTGTGGGTTGACTGGAGCCCTGCAAGGGGCCTTGCTGTGCAGCAGTGCCATCCTGAAGCGGAACTTGTACTTAGACCTTTGGAAGCTTGGCTCGCGGATCCAGGCCCGGAAGAAGAAGAATTAG
- the RETSAT gene encoding all-trans-retinol 13,14-reductase isoform X1, which yields MWVSLLLLAALLLVVLGKVYKGLFSGSSPNPFLEDVQRPPAPLVTDKEARKKVLKQAFSVSRVPKKLDVVVIGSGFGGLAAAAILAKTGKRVLVLEQHTKAGGCCHTFGKNGLEFDTGIHYIGRMQEGSFDRFILDQITEGQLDWAALSSPFDIMVLEGPDGRKEFPMYTGMKAYIQGLKDKFPQEEAAIDKYMKLVKVVSRGGIYAVLLKILPLPVAQLLTKYGLLTYFSPFLRASTQSLAEVLRQLPASPELQAVLSYIFPTYGVTPSHTTFSMHALLVDYFLGGAFYPRGGSSEIAFHTIPVIQRAGGAVLTRAPVHSILLDSAGKACGVTVKKGEDLVNIYCPIVISDAGLFNTYEHLLPEQARCLPGVKRQLGMVRPGLSMFCVFICLRGTKEDLGLPTTNYYIYFDKDMDRAMEHYVSLPGDKAAAHMPLLFISFSSAKDPTWEDRYPDRSTAIILVPTSYEWFKEWRDEPQGKRSSAYENLKSSFVEAAVSVFLKQFPHLEGKVDSVTGGSPLSVQFYLAAPQGACYGADHDLGRLHPGAMASIRAQSPIPNLYLTGQDVLTCGLTGALQGALLCSSAILKRNLYLDLWKLGSRIQARKKKN from the exons ATGTGGGTGTCGCTGCTGCTACTGGCTGCGCTGCTGCTGGTCGTCCTCGGCAAAGTTTACAAGGGGCTGTTCTCAGGCAGCTCCCCGAACCCCTTCTTGGAGGATGTCCAACGGCCACCCGCGCCTCTGGTGACCGACAAGGAGGCCAGGAAGAAGGTTCTCAAGCAAG CTTTCTCCGtcagccgagtgccaaagaagcTGGATGTGGTGGTGATTGGCAGTGGCTTTGGGGGCTTGGCAGCAGCTGCAATCCTAGCCAAAACTGGCAAGCGAGTTCTCGTTTTGGAACAACATACCAAGGCAGGAGGCTGTTGTCATACCTTTGGAAAGAATGGCCTTGAATTTGACACGG GAATCCATTACATTGGGAGAATGCAGGAGGGCAGCTTTGACCGTTTTATCTTGGACCAGATCACTGAGGGGCAGCTAGACTGGGCTGCCTTGTCCTCTCCCTTTGACATCATGGTACTAGAAGGGCCTGATGGCCGAAAAGAGTTTCCCATGTACACGGGGATGAAAGCCTATATTCAGGGCCTCAAGGACAAGTTTCCCCAGGAAGAAGCTGCCATTGACAAGTATATGAAGCTGGTTAAG GTGGTATCCCGTGGAGGCATTTATGCTGTCCTGCTGAAGATCCTCCCACTGCCCGTGGCTCAGCTCCTCACCAAGTATGGGCTGCTCACCTACTTCTCTCCGTTCCTTCGTGCATCCACCCAGAGCCTGGCTGAGGTCCTGCGGCAGCTCCCCGCCTCCCCGGAGCTCCAGGCTGTGCTCAGCTACATCTTCCCCACTTACG GTGTGACCCCCAGCCACACCACCTTTTCCATGCATGCTCTGCTGGTTGACTACTTCTTAGGAGGGGCCTTTTATCCCCGAGGGGGCTCCAGTGAGATCGCCTTCCACACCATCCCTGTGATTCAACGGGCCGGGGGCGCTGTCCTCACAAGGGCCCCTGTGCACAGCATCCTGCTCGACTCAGCTGGGAAAGCCTGTG GTGtcactgtgaagaagggtgaggaCCTGGTGAACATCTATTGCCCCATCGTGATCTCCGACGCGGGATTGTTCAACACCTACGAGCACTTGTTGCCAGAGCAGGCCCGCTGTCTGCCAG GTGTGAAGCGGCAGCTGGGGATGGTTCGGCCCGGCCTGAGCATGTTCTGTGTCTTCATCTGCCTCCGAGGCACCAAGGAGGACCTGGGGCTGCCGACCACCAACTACTATATTTATTTTGACAAAGACATGGACAGGGC gatGGAGCACTATGTCTCTCTGCCTGGGGACAAGGCCGCCGCGCACATGCCCcttctcttcatttccttctcGTCGGCCAAGGACCCAACTTGGGAGGACCGGTACCCAG ACCGGTCGACAGCGATCATCCTAGTGCCCACCTCATACGAGTGGTTCAAGGAGTGGCGGGACGAGCCCCAGGGAAAGCGGAGCAGTGCCTACGAGAACCTCAAGAGCTCCTTTGTTGAAGCCGCTGTGTCGGTCTTCCTGAAGCAGTTCCCACATCTGGAGGGGAAG GTGGACAGTGTGACTGGAGGGTCCCCACTGAGCGTTCAGTTCTACCTGGCGGCTCCCCAGGGGGCCTGCTACGGGGCTGACCATGACCTGGGCCGCCTGCATCCTGGTGCAATGGCCTCCATAAGGGCCCAGAGCCCCATCCCGAACCTCTACTTGACAG GCCAAGATGTCCTCACCTGTGGGTTGACTGGAGCCCTGCAAGGGGCCTTGCTGTGCAGCAGTGCCATCCTGAAGCGGAACTTGTACTTAGACCTTTGGAAGCTTGGCTCGCGGATCCAGGCCCGGAAGAAGAAGAATTAG